A genomic region of Methanothermobacter sp. CaT2 contains the following coding sequences:
- a CDS encoding MBL fold metallo-hydrolase — translation MKITCLVEDRARPPLRAEHGLSLHIEGDVNILFDTGQSGLLMENAELLGVDLGDVDLAILSHGHYDHGGGLTHFMEINENAEVLTGEGAFRGRWAVEDGAERFIGIEEITDPRIRLIDEDTVIHEGYTILKGFSGPFRRPLGNRTLFMESAQGLVPDTFDDELVLVIDGQGGLTVVTGCSHNGILNILGTVRDHFPDREIGTVVGGLHISGDALYVASEIQEFEVGKIYTGHCTSEEAFKVLGRSCNVNVLRTGTVIEVD, via the coding sequence ATGAAGATAACGTGCCTTGTTGAGGATAGAGCAAGACCACCCCTCCGGGCCGAGCATGGACTGTCACTCCACATTGAGGGTGATGTGAACATACTCTTTGATACCGGTCAGAGCGGACTCCTCATGGAGAATGCTGAGCTGCTTGGTGTTGACCTGGGGGATGTGGACCTGGCCATCCTTTCCCATGGACACTACGACCATGGCGGCGGCCTGACCCATTTCATGGAGATAAATGAAAACGCCGAGGTATTAACCGGTGAAGGAGCGTTCAGGGGGCGATGGGCTGTTGAGGACGGTGCTGAGAGGTTCATAGGAATTGAGGAGATAACAGATCCCAGGATAAGGCTCATTGATGAGGATACGGTGATCCATGAGGGCTACACCATCCTGAAGGGTTTCAGTGGTCCATTCAGAAGACCCCTGGGTAACAGGACCCTCTTCATGGAGTCAGCGCAGGGTCTGGTTCCTGACACCTTCGATGATGAACTGGTCCTTGTCATTGATGGTCAGGGTGGGCTTACTGTTGTGACCGGTTGCTCACATAATGGCATACTGAACATACTGGGCACTGTGCGGGACCATTTCCCTGACAGGGAGATTGGAACGGTCGTGGGGGGCCTCCATATCTCAGGGGATGCACTGTATGTGGCCAGTGAGATCCAGGAATTTGAGGTTGGAAAGATTTACACGGGCCACTGCACCTCAGAGGAGGCATTTAAAGTTCTGGGCAGATCATGTAATGTAAATGTGCTCAGAACAGGAACTGTCATCGAGGTTGATTAA
- a CDS encoding inositol-3-phosphate synthase, with protein MDKIKIAIVGVGNCASSLIQGIYYYRNKGAGDSIGLMHWDIGGYEPGDIEVVAAFDIDRRKVGRDVSEAIFAPPNCTAVFCDDVPEMGVEVSMGHVLDGVAPHMKDYPEKQTFVVADEEPVDVVEVLRESGAEILLNYLPVGSEEAARFYARCALEAGVAYINNMPVFIASDPEWAARFQEKGIPIVGDDIKAQLGATITHRTLTNLFKRRGVKLDRTYQINTGGNTDFLNMLNRDRLDSKKESKTEAVQSILGEDRLDDENIHIGPSDYIPWQKDNKICFLRMEGRLFGDVPMNLELRLSVEDSPNSAGCVIDAIRCCKLAIDRGIGGPLTSISSYTMKHPPVQYTDDVAARMVDEFIAGERER; from the coding sequence TTGGATAAGATAAAGATCGCGATAGTAGGTGTGGGAAACTGTGCCAGCTCCCTGATTCAGGGGATATACTATTACCGTAATAAGGGTGCCGGTGACTCGATAGGTCTCATGCACTGGGATATAGGCGGCTATGAACCCGGCGATATTGAGGTCGTTGCTGCCTTCGATATTGATAGGCGGAAGGTTGGCCGGGATGTGAGTGAGGCCATATTCGCCCCACCAAACTGTACAGCAGTCTTCTGCGATGACGTCCCGGAAATGGGTGTTGAGGTGTCCATGGGGCATGTCCTTGATGGTGTGGCCCCCCACATGAAGGACTACCCTGAAAAACAGACCTTCGTGGTTGCGGATGAGGAACCCGTGGATGTCGTTGAGGTCCTCCGGGAGAGCGGGGCTGAGATACTCCTCAACTATCTGCCGGTGGGTTCAGAGGAGGCCGCAAGGTTCTATGCCCGCTGCGCCCTTGAGGCGGGGGTAGCCTACATAAACAACATGCCTGTATTCATTGCAAGTGACCCTGAATGGGCTGCCAGATTCCAGGAGAAGGGCATACCCATAGTCGGTGATGACATAAAGGCCCAGCTGGGGGCCACCATAACCCACAGGACCCTCACAAACCTCTTCAAGAGGAGGGGTGTTAAACTCGACCGCACCTACCAGATAAACACTGGTGGGAACACTGATTTCCTCAACATGCTGAACCGTGACCGTCTGGACTCAAAGAAGGAGTCCAAGACCGAAGCTGTCCAGTCAATACTTGGTGAGGACCGCCTGGATGATGAGAACATCCACATAGGGCCAAGTGACTACATACCCTGGCAGAAGGATAACAAGATCTGCTTCCTGAGGATGGAGGGCAGGCTCTTCGGGGACGTCCCCATGAACCTTGAGCTCAGGCTGAGTGTTGAGGATTCCCCCAACTCTGCGGGCTGTGTTATTGACGCCATAAGGTGCTGCAAGCTGGCCATTGACCGGGGTATCGGTGGGCCCCTGACCTCCATATCATCCTATACAATGAAGCATCCCCCGGTCCAGTACACTGACGACGTGGCAGCGCGTATGGTGGATGAATTCATTGCCGGTGAAAGGGAGAGATAA
- a CDS encoding ATP-binding protein, translating into MAKIIIDYDECDACGECVDVCPMEVLIIVDGKLEVQHPEECNECEVCMDVCPNECIEVEED; encoded by the coding sequence ATGGCAAAGATAATCATAGATTATGATGAATGTGATGCATGTGGAGAATGTGTTGATGTATGCCCGATGGAGGTACTCATAATAGTTGATGGTAAGCTCGAGGTCCAGCACCCTGAGGAATGCAATGAATGTGAGGTGTGCATGGACGTATGTCCAAACGAGTGCATAGAGGTTGAAGAGGACTGA
- the oadA gene encoding sodium-extruding oxaloacetate decarboxylase subunit alpha, protein MKGIKVVETAFRDAHQSLLATRLRTRDMTPIAEEMDRVGFFSLEAWGGATFDTCIRYLNEDPWERLRELKEHVKRTPIQMLLRGQNLVGYKHYPDDIVRKFIEKSYENGVDVFRIFDALNDIRNMEYAIKVAREQEAHVQGVICYTISPYHTLESYVDFARELEALECDSVAIKDMAGLISPHDAYELVRALKEETDLMVNLHCHCTSGMTPMSYYAACEAGVDILDTAISPLSWGASQPPTESIVAALRDTPYDTGLDLEILKNIKKYFEEIRKKYSSILDPIAEQIDTDVLIYQIPGGMLSNLVAQLKEQNALDRYEEVLEEMPRVRKDMGYPPLVTPTSQIVGIQAVMNVLSGERYSMVTNEVKDYFRGLYGRPPAPLNEEVARKVIGDEKPIDCRPADILKPQYDECRRKGEEMGIIEKEEDILTLALYPAIAPKFLRGEIEEEPLEPPAEEMAPTGEVPTVFHVEVDGDEFEVKVVPTGYMTIEEAEPEPVDVEGAVKSTMQGMVVKLKVSEGDQVNAGDVVAVVEAMKMENDIQTPHGGVVEKIYTAEGEKVETGDIIMVIK, encoded by the coding sequence ATGAAAGGGATAAAGGTCGTTGAAACAGCATTCAGGGATGCGCACCAGTCACTTCTTGCAACACGCCTCCGTACCCGTGACATGACACCCATCGCAGAGGAAATGGACCGGGTGGGTTTCTTCTCACTGGAGGCATGGGGCGGTGCAACCTTCGATACCTGCATACGCTACCTGAATGAGGATCCATGGGAGAGGCTACGGGAACTTAAGGAACACGTGAAAAGGACGCCGATACAGATGCTCCTCAGGGGCCAGAACCTTGTGGGGTACAAGCACTACCCCGATGACATAGTGAGGAAGTTCATTGAGAAGTCCTATGAAAACGGCGTTGATGTCTTCAGGATATTCGACGCCCTCAATGACATAAGGAACATGGAGTACGCCATAAAGGTCGCCAGGGAACAGGAAGCCCATGTGCAGGGAGTCATCTGCTACACCATCAGCCCTTATCACACCCTTGAGAGTTATGTGGACTTTGCAAGGGAACTGGAGGCCCTTGAATGTGACTCCGTTGCAATAAAGGACATGGCAGGCCTAATATCTCCACATGATGCCTACGAACTCGTGAGGGCCCTCAAGGAAGAGACCGACCTCATGGTGAACCTTCACTGCCACTGCACAAGTGGAATGACACCCATGAGCTACTATGCCGCCTGTGAGGCCGGCGTTGATATACTTGATACCGCCATATCACCCCTATCCTGGGGTGCCTCCCAGCCACCCACAGAGAGCATTGTGGCTGCACTCCGGGACACACCCTACGACACGGGCCTTGACCTTGAGATCCTGAAGAACATCAAGAAGTACTTCGAGGAGATCCGGAAGAAGTACAGCAGCATCCTCGACCCCATAGCCGAGCAGATCGACACAGACGTCCTCATATACCAGATACCCGGGGGTATGCTGTCAAACCTTGTTGCGCAGCTCAAGGAGCAGAACGCCCTGGACCGCTATGAGGAGGTCCTCGAGGAGATGCCCCGGGTGAGGAAGGATATGGGTTACCCTCCCCTTGTAACCCCAACCAGTCAGATAGTCGGTATACAGGCCGTTATGAACGTCCTGAGCGGTGAGAGGTACAGCATGGTCACCAATGAGGTGAAGGACTACTTCCGGGGACTCTACGGCAGACCCCCTGCCCCATTAAATGAGGAGGTCGCAAGGAAGGTCATCGGAGATGAGAAACCCATCGACTGCAGACCAGCGGACATCCTCAAACCCCAGTATGATGAGTGCAGGAGGAAGGGTGAGGAGATGGGCATAATAGAGAAGGAGGAGGACATACTGACCCTCGCCCTCTACCCTGCCATTGCACCTAAATTCCTGAGGGGTGAAATCGAGGAGGAGCCCCTGGAGCCCCCGGCAGAGGAGATGGCCCCGACAGGTGAGGTGCCAACCGTCTTCCACGTGGAGGTCGATGGTGACGAGTTCGAGGTCAAGGTGGTCCCCACAGGCTACATGACCATCGAGGAAGCTGAACCCGAACCGGTGGATGTTGAGGGTGCAGTTAAGTCCACCATGCAGGGCATGGTTGTGAAGCTCAAGGTCAGTGAGGGCGACCAGGTGAATGCCGGGGACGTTGTCGCGGTTGTTGAAGCCATGAAGATGGAGAACGATATCCAGACACCCCACGGTGGTGTTGTTGAGAAGATATACACCGCTGAGGGTGAAAAGGTTGAGACCGGCGACATAATCATGGTCATAAAATAA
- the queC gene encoding 7-cyano-7-deazaguanine synthase QueC has translation MRAISILSGGMDSAVATALMMDEYEIHAITFDYGQRSARMELEYARRLSEHLGIEHTTLDLQWLGRLGGSVLTAGGDIPSPSNLDDTVECLETARKVWVPGRNLVFTSIGVSFAEAMDAGAVIVGWDLEEAETFPDNSEEFLDAFNRLLEIGTLDGVRVVAPVIGMTKREIVEAGHEVGLPFELTYSCYAGDRVHCGVCESCMRRRRAFELAGIDDPTEYRE, from the coding sequence ATGAGGGCAATAAGCATACTCTCAGGGGGTATGGACTCGGCAGTTGCAACGGCACTCATGATGGATGAATATGAGATCCATGCCATAACCTTTGATTACGGTCAGAGGAGTGCCAGGATGGAGCTGGAATATGCGAGGAGACTATCAGAGCACCTCGGCATCGAACACACCACACTGGACCTCCAGTGGCTTGGAAGACTCGGGGGCTCAGTGCTCACGGCTGGAGGGGACATACCATCCCCATCGAACCTTGATGACACCGTCGAGTGCCTTGAGACAGCCAGGAAGGTCTGGGTACCGGGGAGGAACCTGGTATTCACCTCCATAGGGGTCTCCTTCGCCGAGGCCATGGATGCCGGTGCGGTTATAGTTGGCTGGGACCTGGAGGAGGCTGAGACCTTCCCTGATAACTCAGAGGAGTTCCTTGATGCATTCAACAGGCTCCTGGAGATAGGGACCCTGGATGGTGTTCGTGTGGTGGCACCGGTGATTGGTATGACCAAAAGGGAGATAGTGGAGGCAGGCCATGAAGTGGGGCTACCATTCGAGTTAACCTACTCATGCTACGCTGGAGACAGGGTCCACTGTGGCGTCTGCGAGTCCTGCATGAGGAGGAGAAGGGCCTTTGAGCTTGCAGGTATTGATGATCCCACAGAGTACCGTGAATAG
- the larC gene encoding nickel pincer cofactor biosynthesis protein LarC: MVTVIDPQLAGVSGNMMVGALIDLGAHPERTAEVMEDAASHFGGADVSVSEVKRAGLRATYVDVRADESLSVGYLEFLRLLEGISHPALDDEMLSMARAVFHTIAQAEASVHGVKLDEVHFHEVGAADAVADVMGAVFAYFDLNLHRDEVYTLPVAVGGGLVRGAHGLTPVPAPATTEILRGFPVTGGPSGVELATPTGSALLVNMVREHRRFFPPMEIQATGYGAGSMDPEFPNILRIVRGSGQVPHDTVTLLETNVDHLSGEVLGNIFERLLEAGALDVTLTPVIMKKNRPGQLIRVICRENEYERILEHLFSETGTLGVRIFPQVHRGVLERRIMEAEVDIKGRRTARFKVGLMGSRVVNARIEYEDARRISLETGIPLRDVIEMSEKQFRDLKFKADQENDGSGGLK; encoded by the coding sequence ATGGTAACAGTCATAGACCCCCAGCTGGCAGGGGTATCAGGTAACATGATGGTGGGCGCCCTCATAGACCTCGGGGCCCACCCCGAGAGGACAGCTGAGGTCATGGAGGATGCGGCGTCCCACTTCGGCGGTGCTGATGTGAGTGTATCTGAGGTTAAAAGGGCGGGCCTCAGGGCCACATACGTTGATGTGAGGGCTGACGAATCACTCAGTGTGGGCTACCTGGAGTTCCTCAGACTCCTTGAGGGGATCAGCCACCCTGCCCTGGATGATGAGATGCTATCAATGGCAAGGGCCGTCTTCCACACCATAGCCCAGGCAGAGGCCTCTGTCCATGGAGTGAAACTGGATGAAGTTCACTTCCATGAGGTCGGCGCCGCGGATGCGGTTGCAGATGTCATGGGGGCGGTCTTCGCATACTTCGACCTCAACCTCCACCGGGATGAGGTCTACACCCTCCCGGTTGCAGTCGGAGGGGGACTGGTGAGGGGTGCCCATGGCCTCACACCGGTCCCTGCACCCGCCACAACCGAGATACTCAGGGGATTCCCTGTCACAGGGGGACCATCCGGGGTTGAACTTGCCACACCCACCGGTTCGGCCCTCCTCGTGAACATGGTGCGGGAGCACCGCAGGTTCTTCCCACCAATGGAGATCCAGGCCACAGGCTACGGGGCCGGGAGCATGGACCCTGAATTCCCCAACATACTGAGGATAGTAAGGGGCTCAGGGCAGGTACCCCATGACACTGTCACGCTCCTTGAGACCAACGTGGACCACCTGAGCGGCGAGGTCCTCGGAAACATTTTCGAGAGGCTCCTGGAAGCCGGGGCGCTGGATGTGACCCTCACGCCGGTCATAATGAAGAAGAACAGACCAGGACAGCTTATAAGGGTCATCTGCAGGGAAAACGAGTATGAGAGGATCCTTGAGCACCTCTTCTCAGAGACAGGGACCCTGGGTGTGAGGATATTCCCCCAGGTCCACAGGGGAGTCCTTGAGAGGAGGATCATGGAGGCCGAGGTTGATATCAAGGGCCGCAGGACGGCAAGGTTCAAGGTTGGCCTCATGGGCTCAAGGGTCGTAAATGCACGGATAGAATACGAGGATGCCCGGAGGATATCACTTGAGACAGGAATACCACTCAGGGATGTTATTGAAATGTCTGAGAAACAGTTCAGAGACCTTAAATTCAAGGCGGATCAGGAGAATGATGGTAGCGGAGGCCTGAAATGA
- a CDS encoding MJ1244 family protein: MKVHLRVFIEVENLGRVMNILADEGVTGFYIVEYKGVSPTEWKGFSVKEDPESAISLIHDYARDAVLVCSVVDEELVEPIVNRFGEELASEKYTIIEIPIRRIIVNSP; encoded by the coding sequence ATGAAGGTGCATCTACGGGTATTCATTGAGGTCGAGAACCTGGGCCGTGTCATGAACATACTGGCAGATGAGGGCGTCACAGGCTTCTACATAGTGGAGTACAAGGGCGTCTCCCCGACAGAGTGGAAGGGATTCTCAGTCAAGGAGGACCCTGAATCAGCCATTTCACTGATACACGACTATGCAAGGGACGCAGTCCTCGTATGCTCGGTGGTTGATGAGGAACTTGTTGAACCAATCGTAAACAGGTTCGGCGAGGAGCTGGCCAGTGAGAAGTACACCATAATAGAGATACCCATAAGAAGGATAATAGTCAACTCACCCTAG
- the cobZ gene encoding alpha-ribazole phosphatase CobZ gives MKKKMNVNGADIVVEEDHVTVSADSGLVTADSSIRIEDEVRHDLPRGHCMVRDGDAVAFSSTGDVMDVLVVVGEPCGDRIPEALRISVEEVSSAAGILTEIMGQRVRVVALPGDERPCEDSIRGAVRRSLQGVLLDGPGVEELLEARGVTIDGMVDAGMDLVVGVDVTAELRDRLRSEIQRALGDLNVRALLAAALHLEGDIENLRILGVDLRDDPAFLYSDEVLGMAVANQVAGTKAIFNFKRYDEEKPGILGELGPMVDDAVAGLIAGCMSRLFE, from the coding sequence TTGAAGAAGAAAATGAATGTTAACGGTGCAGATATTGTGGTTGAAGAGGATCATGTAACTGTGAGTGCAGATTCAGGCCTTGTTACTGCAGATTCAAGCATCAGAATTGAGGACGAGGTCCGCCATGATCTCCCCCGGGGCCACTGCATGGTGAGGGATGGTGATGCGGTGGCATTCTCATCCACAGGGGATGTGATGGACGTCCTGGTGGTCGTCGGGGAGCCCTGCGGTGACCGGATACCTGAAGCCCTGAGGATCAGTGTGGAGGAGGTATCATCGGCCGCCGGGATCCTCACTGAGATAATGGGGCAGCGGGTGAGGGTCGTGGCACTCCCGGGTGATGAACGGCCCTGTGAAGATTCCATAAGGGGGGCTGTCAGGCGCTCCCTTCAGGGTGTGCTCCTGGATGGCCCTGGAGTCGAGGAGCTCCTTGAGGCCCGCGGCGTCACCATTGATGGTATGGTCGATGCGGGTATGGATCTGGTGGTGGGTGTTGATGTCACCGCCGAGCTCCGGGACCGTCTCAGGTCAGAGATACAGAGGGCCCTGGGGGACCTCAATGTCAGGGCCCTCCTTGCAGCCGCCCTGCACCTTGAGGGGGACATAGAAAACCTGAGGATCCTCGGTGTGGATCTGAGGGATGACCCTGCCTTCCTCTACAGTGATGAGGTCCTGGGGATGGCTGTTGCCAACCAGGTGGCAGGTACGAAGGCCATATTCAACTTCAAGAGATATGATGAGGAAAAACCCGGCATCCTCGGGGAACTGGGCCCCATGGTGGATGATGCCGTTGCGGGTCTCATAGCCGGGTGCATGTCACGCCTCTTCGAATGA
- the cobS gene encoding adenosylcobinamide-GDP ribazoletransferase, whose protein sequence is MNVTDKVRGLISFSTVVPLKSEASIEDIASLTLHWPLVGALIGVAVGSAGVAASLVFPGAVVACVAYGFAIWFTGFHHLDGLIDMGDALMSHGSFERKIEIMRDPRIGTGGLGLLLIVSSTTIAAIYSLPQDVLFQGLLIGEVSAKVCLTGCARVSRPLDGGTGRHFIMASRSPFTGMVWIFWAAAAYLLAGVPGAVSVAVAVLSGVFIGLVARRNFYWSTGDVLGASNEVGRMMSLLGLLAAIRLTGL, encoded by the coding sequence ATGAACGTCACCGACAAAGTCAGGGGACTCATATCCTTCTCAACGGTTGTGCCCCTGAAATCAGAGGCCAGCATTGAGGATATAGCTTCACTCACACTCCACTGGCCCCTTGTGGGCGCCCTCATAGGGGTTGCAGTGGGTTCAGCCGGGGTGGCTGCATCCCTAGTGTTCCCTGGGGCGGTTGTTGCCTGTGTTGCCTATGGATTCGCCATCTGGTTCACAGGTTTCCACCACCTCGATGGCCTCATAGATATGGGTGACGCCCTCATGTCCCATGGGAGCTTTGAGAGGAAGATAGAGATAATGAGGGATCCCAGGATAGGCACAGGTGGCCTTGGACTTCTGCTCATCGTATCATCAACCACCATAGCAGCCATCTATTCCCTTCCACAGGATGTCCTGTTCCAGGGACTCCTCATAGGGGAGGTCTCGGCCAAGGTGTGCCTCACGGGCTGCGCCCGGGTATCCAGGCCCCTCGATGGTGGGACCGGGAGGCACTTCATAATGGCGAGTAGAAGCCCCTTCACCGGCATGGTCTGGATCTTCTGGGCCGCTGCAGCATACCTCCTGGCGGGGGTTCCCGGTGCTGTTAGTGTTGCTGTTGCTGTCCTCTCAGGAGTTTTCATTGGTCTTGTTGCCAGGAGGAACTTCTACTGGAGCACGGGTGACGTGCTGGGGGCCTCGAATGAGGTGGGGAGGATGATGTCACTTCTTGGCCTCCTTGCGGCCATCAGATTAACGGGGCTGTAG
- a CDS encoding tRNA (cytidine(56)-2'-O)-methyltransferase produces MMDVKVLRLGHRPSRDARITTHVCLTARAFGASEVILSGEEDPKLMEGVEDVVRRWGGPFSVVYRRNWQGVIDSWKKDGGEVIHLTMYGLPARDVVPGIKDNGKDKLIVVGGARVPGKVYSLADYNVGVTNQPHSEVSSLAVFMHMLLDGAEFDLKFEDARIEVIPQARGKMLREIDDDGD; encoded by the coding sequence ATAATGGATGTGAAGGTTTTGAGGCTTGGTCACAGACCGTCAAGGGATGCGAGGATCACGACACACGTATGCCTCACTGCAAGGGCCTTCGGTGCCTCGGAGGTTATACTGAGTGGTGAGGAGGACCCTAAACTCATGGAGGGTGTTGAGGATGTTGTCAGGAGATGGGGTGGTCCCTTCAGTGTGGTCTACCGGAGGAACTGGCAGGGTGTCATAGACTCCTGGAAGAAGGATGGTGGGGAGGTCATACACCTCACAATGTACGGTTTACCTGCCAGGGACGTTGTGCCCGGGATAAAGGATAACGGGAAGGACAAGCTCATTGTGGTGGGGGGTGCAAGGGTCCCCGGGAAGGTCTACAGCCTTGCAGACTACAACGTGGGGGTGACCAATCAGCCCCACTCTGAGGTCTCCTCCCTGGCGGTGTTCATGCACATGCTCCTTGATGGGGCTGAATTCGACCTTAAATTTGAGGATGCCCGGATAGAGGTCATCCCCCAGGCCAGGGGTAAAATGCTCAGGGAGATCGATGATGATGGCGATTAA
- the upp gene encoding uracil phosphoribosyltransferase produces the protein MLRVIDNLIVREKLTTIRCRGIDPASFRRGVTDIGRYMAYEFADTLKWREVEVETPLGTASGVEITDRDRIVLLSILRASLPFTEGVMKVFPEAEHGIIGARRSDDPPFRVSIDYIRVPDLDDKILVIADPMLATGNTMIGILEALEAHGSPARTVVFNIISSRMGLERVLQRGIDVYTCGVEEEVNDMGYIVPGLGDAGDLAFGRPSD, from the coding sequence ATGCTGAGGGTGATTGATAACCTGATAGTCAGGGAGAAGCTCACCACCATAAGGTGCAGGGGGATAGACCCGGCCAGCTTCAGACGGGGAGTGACTGATATAGGTCGCTACATGGCCTACGAATTTGCAGACACCCTTAAATGGCGTGAGGTTGAGGTTGAAACTCCCCTGGGTACGGCCAGTGGTGTTGAGATAACCGACAGGGACAGGATAGTTCTTCTGAGCATCCTCAGGGCTTCACTGCCCTTCACAGAGGGCGTGATGAAGGTCTTCCCTGAGGCAGAACACGGTATTATCGGTGCGAGGAGGTCAGATGACCCCCCATTCAGGGTCTCAATCGACTACATCAGGGTCCCTGATCTTGATGATAAGATACTGGTGATAGCGGACCCCATGCTCGCAACAGGGAACACCATGATAGGTATCCTGGAGGCTCTTGAGGCCCATGGCTCCCCTGCAAGGACGGTGGTCTTCAATATCATATCCTCCAGGATGGGCCTTGAAAGGGTCCTTCAGAGGGGTATAGATGTCTACACATGCGGTGTTGAGGAGGAGGTTAACGATATGGGCTACATAGTCCCTGGACTCGGGGACGCAGGGGATCTGGCCTTCGGGAGGCCATCAGATTAG
- a CDS encoding fumarate hydratase C-terminal domain-containing protein, whose translation MIRIELPATGEEIAKLSVGDRVLMDGTIYTGRDAALPKLVKALKAGEEPINVMGAAIMHTAVSPAGIAPTSSNKEDIEESIPYLASRGVLVHIGKGKLGDETVRALKEAGAVFIVTPPTAALLTSRVKSSRVAAFEEEGMEAIFELRVEGIPGIVAAARGTSIYD comes from the coding sequence ATGATAAGGATAGAACTACCAGCCACCGGAGAGGAGATAGCAAAACTCAGTGTCGGTGACAGGGTGCTCATGGATGGCACCATCTACACGGGAAGGGATGCAGCCCTCCCAAAACTGGTTAAGGCCCTGAAAGCTGGAGAGGAGCCCATCAACGTCATGGGCGCTGCCATAATGCACACAGCTGTAAGTCCAGCAGGCATAGCCCCTACAAGCAGCAACAAGGAGGACATAGAGGAAAGCATACCCTACCTCGCATCAAGGGGCGTACTTGTCCACATAGGCAAAGGAAAACTTGGAGATGAGACTGTCAGGGCCCTCAAGGAGGCCGGCGCAGTCTTCATAGTAACACCACCCACAGCGGCCCTGCTGACAAGCAGGGTTAAATCGAGCAGGGTGGCCGCCTTTGAGGAGGAGGGCATGGAGGCCATCTTTGAACTCAGGGTTGAGGGCATACCCGGCATCGTCGCAGCTGCCAGGGGAACATCCATCTATGATTGA
- the mfnA gene encoding tyrosine decarboxylase MfnA — MDEKGLPEEKVLELLAEFQRRDMTYTSGRILGSMCTSSHPLARRVYCDFLESNLGDPGLFRGTRELESGVIGMLGELLSEPDAAGHIITGGTEANLMAMRAARNMAGAEKPEIIVPKSAHFSFRKAADILGLRLREAELDRDYRVDVESVRKLISGNTVAVVGVAGTTELGRIDPVEELSEICLDEDIHLHIDAAFGGFIIPFLRETGAELPEFDFKLQGVSSITVDPHKMGLAPIPSGCILFRDASYLDAMSIETPYLTEKQQSTIVGTRTGASAAATWAIMKHMGREGYRKLALRVMGVTRRLRDGLVELDYQLVVEPELNIVAFNHPTMGPHELADRLEELGWAVSVSSCPPAIRVVLMPHIMEEHIELLLRDLEGIRLREE; from the coding sequence ATGGATGAAAAGGGTCTACCCGAGGAAAAAGTACTTGAACTTCTCGCCGAATTTCAGAGGAGGGATATGACCTACACCTCAGGCAGAATCCTCGGATCCATGTGCACATCATCCCACCCCCTCGCAAGGAGGGTTTACTGTGACTTCCTGGAGTCCAACCTGGGGGACCCCGGGCTCTTCAGGGGCACCCGGGAACTGGAATCCGGGGTGATAGGCATGCTCGGGGAGCTCCTCTCAGAACCCGATGCAGCAGGTCACATAATAACAGGGGGCACCGAGGCAAACCTCATGGCCATGAGGGCGGCCAGAAACATGGCCGGAGCTGAAAAACCTGAGATAATAGTCCCGAAGTCAGCCCACTTCTCCTTCAGAAAGGCCGCAGATATACTGGGACTCAGACTCAGGGAGGCTGAACTGGACCGGGACTACAGGGTGGACGTTGAATCGGTGAGGAAACTCATATCAGGAAACACCGTGGCCGTTGTTGGAGTCGCAGGGACCACAGAACTCGGGAGGATAGACCCTGTGGAGGAACTCTCAGAGATCTGTCTTGATGAGGACATACACCTGCATATAGACGCCGCCTTCGGGGGCTTCATAATACCCTTCCTCAGGGAAACCGGCGCTGAACTACCTGAATTTGATTTCAAACTTCAGGGGGTCTCATCCATAACCGTGGATCCCCACAAGATGGGACTGGCCCCCATCCCCAGCGGCTGCATACTCTTCAGGGACGCCTCCTACCTGGATGCCATGAGCATAGAGACACCCTACCTCACAGAGAAGCAGCAGTCAACCATAGTGGGCACCAGGACCGGGGCATCAGCCGCAGCAACCTGGGCAATCATGAAACACATGGGCCGTGAGGGCTACCGCAAACTCGCCCTGAGGGTCATGGGTGTAACACGCAGACTCAGGGACGGACTGGTGGAACTGGACTACCAGCTCGTGGTAGAACCCGAACTCAACATAGTGGCCTTCAACCACCCCACCATGGGGCCACATGAACTTGCAGACAGACTCGAGGAGCTTGGATGGGCGGTATCGGTCTCATCCTGCCCGCCAGCCATAAGGGTGGTTCTCATGCCCCATATAATGGAGGAGCACATCGAATTACTGCTGAGGGACCTTGAGGGTATCAGGTTGAGGGAGGAGTAA